One Bacillus sp. 1780r2a1 DNA segment encodes these proteins:
- a CDS encoding acetyltransferase, giving the protein MKEQLKLAEVKDCGRIQSFLTKAGISSEGVAESIHHFVIMEDENDELLATVGFEKDGEHGLLRSLVVSPSLMRSDILLLFKSIVQLAKKNDVHQLYLVTNKASSVQFFSMMNFQQIHYEELPGGLKHHSYLRNLPSLEQVYVMAYQD; this is encoded by the coding sequence ATGAAGGAACAATTAAAGTTAGCAGAAGTGAAAGATTGTGGGCGAATTCAATCTTTCTTAACAAAAGCAGGTATTAGTTCAGAAGGTGTAGCAGAAAGTATTCATCATTTTGTTATTATGGAAGATGAGAATGACGAGCTGTTAGCAACTGTTGGATTTGAAAAAGATGGAGAGCATGGGTTATTACGTTCTCTTGTTGTTTCGCCTTCCCTCATGAGATCGGACATTTTATTATTATTTAAAAGTATTGTACAACTAGCAAAAAAAAATGATGTGCATCAATTATATTTAGTGACCAATAAGGCTTCATCTGTACAGTTTTTTTCTATGATGAATTTTCAGCAAATCCACTACGAAGAATTGCCAGGTGGCTTGAAACATCACTCTTATCTACGAAACCTTCCAAGCTTAGAGCAAGTATATGTGATGGCTTATCAAGATTAA
- the spoIIR gene encoding stage II sporulation protein R, whose translation MKKQAIIYFLLLIIGANIQILYTNQKVEANEPMVIPDEAIRLRILANSDSEKDQHVKRLIRDEVNAQITTWVQELTSVDDARDVIKSNLPALEAIAKEVMKEQGMNESIHVDFGKVSFPTKLYGQFLYPAGEYEAVLITLGEGEGANWWCVLFPPMCFLDFSNGEAIQSPMPEEEQPVEKKEVIESVAEEVAKVDANHIDHSNLVASTSNLAQEVAVKEAKKEKQQKKSSKKVQKKEEEVEVKFFIVELASSLFK comes from the coding sequence ATGAAAAAACAAGCAATCATTTATTTTCTTTTACTTATTATTGGAGCAAATATCCAAATTCTATATACAAACCAAAAGGTCGAAGCTAATGAGCCCATGGTAATTCCAGATGAAGCGATTCGTTTGCGTATTCTAGCAAACAGCGATAGTGAGAAAGATCAGCATGTAAAGCGATTGATTAGAGATGAAGTAAATGCACAAATCACTACGTGGGTACAAGAGCTTACGTCAGTGGATGATGCCAGAGATGTTATTAAAAGCAACTTGCCAGCATTAGAAGCAATTGCTAAGGAAGTTATGAAAGAACAAGGTATGAATGAGTCTATACACGTTGATTTTGGAAAGGTGAGCTTTCCAACAAAGTTATATGGCCAGTTTCTTTATCCTGCTGGTGAATATGAGGCAGTACTAATCACTTTAGGTGAAGGTGAAGGAGCAAACTGGTGGTGCGTACTATTTCCACCCATGTGCTTTTTGGATTTCTCAAATGGTGAAGCTATTCAATCACCAATGCCAGAGGAAGAGCAACCTGTAGAAAAGAAAGAAGTGATTGAATCGGTCGCTGAAGAAGTAGCGAAAGTAGATGCTAATCATATTGATCATTCAAACCTTGTTGCATCGACTTCAAATTTAGCACAAGAAGTAGCTGTAAAAGAAGCGAAAAAAGAAAAGCAGCAGAAGAAGTCTAGTAAAAAAGTACAGAAAAAAGAAGAAGAAGTAGAAGTGAAATTCTTTATTGTAGAACTAGCTTCATCTTTATTCAAATGA
- the prmC gene encoding peptide chain release factor N(5)-glutamine methyltransferase has product MKVFEALKWASSCLKEAKRDENAGEMLLRHHLGMTRTYLLASLQEEVPAVTIKKFQYDVNKHVDGIPVQYLIGSEEFYGRTFQVNEEVLIPRPETEELVLGLIERMKQKFGHNPIQAVDIGTGSGAIGVTLALEVPAIEMTCTDIAEESLAVAKKNAKCLGAKVQFVHGDLLKPFIETAQRFDVVVSNPPYIPDSDELSTVVKDYEPNRALFGGQDGLNFYRRFMEELPLVINKQGIIAFEVGAGQANVVADMLKKQFHSAKVEVVFDINGKDRMVFASL; this is encoded by the coding sequence ATGAAAGTTTTTGAAGCCCTAAAATGGGCTTCTTCTTGTTTAAAAGAAGCGAAACGAGATGAAAATGCGGGGGAAATGCTGTTGCGTCATCACCTTGGCATGACTCGAACTTACCTACTTGCTTCATTACAAGAAGAAGTTCCAGCAGTAACAATAAAAAAATTCCAATATGATGTTAACAAACATGTAGATGGTATCCCGGTACAATATCTCATTGGTTCGGAAGAGTTCTATGGAAGGACGTTTCAAGTAAATGAGGAAGTGCTAATACCGCGTCCCGAAACGGAAGAGCTTGTATTAGGTTTAATTGAACGTATGAAACAAAAGTTTGGGCATAATCCAATTCAAGCTGTTGATATTGGAACAGGTAGTGGTGCAATTGGTGTTACACTTGCTTTAGAAGTTCCAGCAATAGAAATGACGTGCACTGATATTGCAGAAGAATCTTTAGCGGTAGCAAAAAAAAATGCTAAATGCTTGGGTGCGAAGGTTCAATTTGTACATGGTGATTTATTAAAGCCTTTTATTGAGACAGCTCAACGGTTTGATGTTGTGGTATCTAATCCTCCTTATATTCCTGATAGTGATGAGTTATCAACCGTTGTAAAGGACTATGAGCCTAATCGAGCTCTTTTTGGTGGTCAAGATGGTTTGAATTTCTATCGACGCTTTATGGAAGAGCTCCCGCTTGTTATTAACAAACAAGGAATTATTGCATTTGAAGTAGGGGCTGGACAAGCTAATGTCGTAGCAGATATGTTAAAAAAGCAGTTTCACAGTGCGAAAGTTGAAGTTGTTTTTGATATCAACGGAAAAGATCGAATGGTATTTGCTTCTTTATAA
- the prfA gene encoding peptide chain release factor 1 — protein MFDRLEAVEARYEKLNELLSDPEIVNDPSKLREYSKEQSDIQETVTCYREYKEVKEQLQDAKAMLEEKLDADMREMVKEEIQELEPQAEELEDKLRILLIPKDPNDDKNVIMEIRGAAGGDEAALFAGNLYRMYSRFAETQGWKIDVMEANTTGVGGYKEIIFMINGKGAYSKMKFENGAHRVQRVPETESGGRIHTSTATVACLPEAEEVEVEIHEKDIRVDTFASSGPGGQSVNTTMSAVRLTHLPTGTVVSCQDEKSQIKNKEKAMKVLRARVYDKFQQEAQAEYDANRKQAVGSGDRSERIRTYNFPQNRVTDHRIGLTIQKLDQILEGKLDEVIDALIMEDQARRMEDSN, from the coding sequence GTGTTTGATCGTTTAGAAGCCGTGGAGGCACGCTATGAGAAGTTGAATGAGCTTCTTAGCGACCCTGAAATCGTAAATGACCCATCTAAATTAAGAGAGTATTCAAAAGAACAATCAGATATACAAGAGACTGTTACGTGTTACCGAGAGTATAAAGAAGTAAAAGAGCAGCTACAAGATGCAAAAGCGATGCTTGAAGAAAAACTTGATGCGGATATGCGTGAAATGGTTAAAGAAGAAATTCAAGAGCTAGAGCCACAGGCAGAAGAATTAGAAGATAAACTTCGCATTCTGTTAATCCCGAAAGATCCAAATGATGACAAAAACGTTATTATGGAGATTCGTGGTGCTGCAGGAGGCGATGAAGCAGCTTTATTTGCTGGTAACCTGTACCGCATGTACTCCCGTTTTGCCGAGACTCAAGGCTGGAAAATTGACGTAATGGAAGCTAACACAACAGGTGTTGGTGGATATAAAGAAATTATTTTCATGATTAACGGTAAAGGTGCATATTCAAAAATGAAGTTTGAAAACGGCGCACATCGCGTTCAACGTGTACCTGAAACGGAATCTGGTGGACGTATTCATACTTCAACAGCAACCGTTGCATGTTTACCGGAAGCAGAAGAGGTAGAAGTAGAGATTCACGAAAAAGATATTCGTGTTGATACGTTCGCATCTAGTGGACCAGGTGGACAAAGTGTAAATACAACTATGTCCGCTGTTCGTTTAACTCATTTACCAACAGGAACAGTTGTGTCGTGTCAAGATGAAAAGTCCCAAATTAAGAATAAAGAAAAAGCAATGAAAGTATTACGTGCGCGTGTTTATGATAAATTTCAGCAGGAAGCCCAAGCTGAATACGATGCAAATCGTAAGCAAGCAGTAGGTTCTGGGGATCGTTCAGAGCGTATTCGTACGTATAACTTCCCTCAAAACCGTGTAACGGATCACCGAATTGGTTTAACAATTCAAAAGCTTGATCAAATTCTAGAAGGTAAGCTAGATGAAGTCATTGATGCATTAATCATGGAAGATCAAGCGAGAAGAATGGAAGATTCGAACTAA
- a CDS encoding thymidine kinase, whose translation MYVMKQSGWIEVICGSMFSGKSEELIRRVRRTQFAKQNVQVFKPAIDDRYSEEAVVSHNGTSVIAHPISISTDILDKVSAETDVVAIDEIQFFDNQIVEVVQALADKGFRVIVAGLDQDFRGEPFGHVPQLMAIAESVTKLQAVCASCGSPASRTQRLINGEPASYDDPIILVGASESYEPRCRHCHVVKSSKTASNFQELTK comes from the coding sequence GTGTACGTAATGAAACAAAGCGGTTGGATTGAAGTAATTTGTGGAAGTATGTTCTCAGGGAAATCAGAAGAGTTAATTCGTCGTGTTCGTCGCACGCAGTTTGCTAAACAAAATGTGCAGGTATTTAAACCTGCAATTGATGATCGATACAGTGAAGAAGCAGTTGTGTCACATAATGGAACATCAGTTATTGCGCATCCAATATCCATCTCTACCGATATTTTAGATAAGGTTAGCGCTGAAACAGACGTAGTGGCAATCGATGAGATTCAATTCTTTGATAATCAAATTGTTGAAGTTGTACAAGCTCTTGCAGATAAAGGGTTTCGTGTCATTGTAGCAGGACTTGATCAAGACTTTCGTGGTGAGCCTTTTGGACATGTACCTCAGCTGATGGCAATAGCTGAATCAGTTACAAAATTGCAAGCTGTTTGTGCATCATGTGGATCTCCAGCAAGTCGTACTCAACGCTTAATTAATGGAGAGCCAGCTTCTTATGATGATCCCATTATATTAGTGGGTGCATCAGAATCTTACGAACCTCGCTGCCGTCATTGTCATGTGGTGAAAAGTTCAAAAACAGCAAGTAACTTTCAAGAGTTAACAAAGTAA
- the rpmE gene encoding 50S ribosomal protein L31 yields the protein MKTGIHPKYNKIMVKCSCGNEFETGSVKEEMRVETCSQCHPFYTGRQKFAEAGGRVDRFNKKYGLK from the coding sequence ATGAAAACAGGAATTCATCCAAAGTACAACAAAATCATGGTGAAATGCAGCTGTGGTAATGAGTTTGAAACTGGTTCTGTAAAAGAAGAGATGCGCGTTGAGACTTGTTCACAATGTCACCCATTCTATACGGGCCGTCAAAAATTCGCTGAAGCTGGTGGCCGTGTTGATCGTTTCAACAAAAAATACGGTCTTAAATAA
- the rho gene encoding transcription termination factor Rho, translating into MNLTLSSLENMKLKELYEHAKAYKVSYYSKLTKKELVFAILKAQAEQDGLLFMEGVLEIIQSEGFGFLRPINYSPSSEDIYISASQIRRFDLRNGDKVSGKVRPPKENERYYGLLHVEAVNGEDPETSKERVHFPALTPIYPNEQMRLETQPRSFSTRIIDLISPIGFGQRGLIVAPPKAGKTMLLKEIANSITTNHPEAELIVLLIDERPEEVTDIERSVDGDVVSSTFDEVPENHIKVAELVLERAMRLVEHKKDVVILMDSITRLARAYNLVIPPSGRTLSGGIDPAAFHRPKRFFGAARNIEDGGSLTILATALIDTGSRMDDVIYEEFKGTGNMELHLDRSLAEKRIFPAIDIRRSGTRKEELLIPKEQLDHLWAIRKSMADAPDFAEKFLKRLRQTKSNEEFFALLTEEKKALLANKR; encoded by the coding sequence ATGAACTTAACATTATCCAGTTTAGAAAATATGAAATTAAAAGAGCTATATGAACATGCGAAAGCATATAAAGTTTCTTATTATAGCAAGCTAACGAAAAAAGAGCTTGTTTTTGCAATTTTAAAAGCACAGGCAGAACAAGACGGTCTGCTTTTCATGGAAGGTGTCCTTGAAATTATTCAATCGGAAGGGTTTGGTTTTTTAAGACCAATCAACTATTCTCCAAGTTCTGAGGATATCTATATTTCTGCCTCTCAGATTCGACGTTTTGATTTAAGAAACGGAGATAAAGTATCTGGTAAGGTTCGTCCCCCTAAAGAAAACGAGCGTTACTATGGCTTGTTACACGTAGAAGCAGTTAATGGCGAAGATCCAGAGACATCAAAAGAGCGCGTGCATTTCCCGGCCCTAACACCTATTTATCCAAATGAGCAAATGCGTCTAGAAACACAACCTAGAAGTTTCTCAACCCGAATTATTGATCTCATTTCACCAATTGGTTTTGGCCAAAGGGGATTAATTGTTGCGCCACCTAAGGCTGGTAAAACAATGCTTTTAAAAGAAATTGCCAACAGCATTACAACAAATCACCCAGAAGCAGAGCTTATTGTTCTCTTAATTGACGAGCGCCCTGAAGAAGTAACAGATATTGAACGATCTGTTGATGGAGATGTCGTCAGCTCAACGTTTGATGAGGTGCCAGAAAATCATATTAAAGTCGCAGAGCTTGTACTGGAACGTGCAATGAGACTAGTAGAGCATAAAAAAGACGTTGTCATCTTAATGGATAGTATTACTCGTCTAGCTCGTGCTTATAACCTCGTTATTCCGCCAAGTGGACGAACGTTGTCAGGTGGTATTGACCCAGCAGCTTTCCATCGTCCAAAACGATTCTTTGGTGCGGCTAGAAACATTGAAGATGGTGGAAGCTTGACCATTCTTGCAACAGCTTTAATTGATACAGGCTCTCGTATGGACGACGTAATTTACGAAGAGTTTAAAGGAACTGGAAATATGGAGCTTCACCTTGATCGCTCACTTGCTGAAAAACGTATTTTCCCAGCAATTGATATTCGTCGTTCAGGTACACGTAAAGAAGAGCTTCTTATTCCAAAAGAGCAGCTTGATCATCTATGGGCTATTCGTAAGTCGATGGCTGATGCACCTGATTTTGCTGAAAAGTTCTTAAAGCGTCTTCGTCAAACCAAGTCAAATGAAGAATTTTTTGCTTTATTGACTGAAGAGAAGAAAGCTTTATTAGCTAATAAAAGATAA
- a CDS encoding UDP-N-acetylglucosamine 1-carboxyvinyltransferase — protein sequence MEKLKIQGGFTLSGTVRVSGAKNSAVALIPATILAESPVTIEGLPRISDVELLSDLIEEIGGSVTSDNEELTVNPTHMTAMPLPSGKVKKLRASYYLMGAMLGRFKKAVVGLPGGCYLGPRPIDQHIKGFEALGATVTNEQGAIYLRAEELKGARIYLDVVSVGATINIMLAAVRAKGRTVIENAAKEPEIIDVATLLTSMGAKIKGAGTDVIRIDGVDTLHGCRHSIIPDRIEAGTYMVMGASMGKEVIVDNVIPQHLESLTAKMREMGIHIETSSDQILVATRELLKPVDIKTLVYPGFPTDLQQPFTTLLTKASGTSVVTDTIYGARFKHIDELRRMNASVKVEGRSAIINGPVQLQGARVKASDLRAGAALVTAGLMAKGITEVTGLEHIDRGYSHLVDKLSTLGAMIWREEMTEEEIEQFQNS from the coding sequence ATGGAAAAGCTGAAAATACAAGGTGGCTTTACTCTAAGTGGAACAGTTCGTGTAAGCGGTGCTAAAAATAGCGCTGTGGCACTGATTCCAGCTACAATTTTAGCGGAGTCACCTGTTACAATAGAGGGGTTACCTCGTATATCAGATGTTGAATTGCTGAGTGATTTAATTGAAGAAATTGGTGGCAGTGTCACAAGTGATAATGAAGAATTAACGGTAAACCCGACTCATATGACGGCAATGCCTTTACCGAGTGGAAAGGTAAAAAAACTGCGCGCTTCTTATTATTTAATGGGAGCAATGTTAGGACGCTTTAAAAAAGCGGTTGTTGGTCTTCCTGGCGGTTGTTATTTAGGACCTCGCCCAATCGACCAGCATATCAAAGGTTTTGAGGCGCTAGGTGCGACTGTTACAAATGAACAAGGAGCTATTTATTTACGTGCTGAAGAACTAAAAGGAGCTCGAATTTATTTAGACGTAGTAAGTGTCGGTGCAACTATAAATATCATGCTAGCTGCTGTCAGAGCAAAGGGACGTACTGTTATTGAAAATGCAGCTAAAGAGCCTGAGATTATTGATGTTGCAACACTATTAACAAGTATGGGAGCAAAAATTAAAGGTGCGGGAACAGACGTTATTAGGATTGATGGTGTAGATACTTTACACGGCTGCCGTCATTCAATTATTCCAGATCGTATTGAGGCCGGTACTTATATGGTAATGGGTGCTAGCATGGGAAAAGAAGTGATTGTGGATAATGTAATTCCGCAGCACTTGGAATCCTTGACTGCTAAAATGAGAGAAATGGGCATTCATATTGAAACAAGTTCGGACCAAATTTTGGTGGCTACAAGAGAATTATTAAAGCCTGTAGACATTAAAACATTAGTGTATCCAGGATTCCCAACAGATTTGCAACAACCGTTTACTACTTTATTGACAAAAGCATCTGGTACAAGCGTAGTAACAGATACAATTTATGGTGCTCGTTTTAAACACATTGATGAACTAAGACGAATGAATGCTTCCGTAAAAGTAGAAGGTCGCTCTGCAATTATTAATGGCCCTGTACAGTTGCAAGGTGCACGTGTTAAAGCTTCAGACTTACGCGCAGGAGCCGCTTTAGTGACAGCTGGTTTAATGGCTAAAGGAATTACTGAAGTTACTGGATTAGAGCATATTGATCGTGGATATAGTCACTTAGTGGACAAGTTATCAACTCTAGGTGCAATGATTTGGCGAGAAGAAATGACTGAGGAAGAAATTGAGCAATTTCAAAATTCTTAA